The following DNA comes from Borrelia sp. RT5S.
AATAAAATCAGAAATATCAGTAGTGTTTTCCCGCTTCTTGTTCTTATTTTTGGGTCTTGCAGGACTTATCAAATAGAATATGATAGATTTGCTCAAGTGTTGTACTCTAAGTATTACCTAGAGACAAAATATTCCACAAGTGGAGTGATTAAATCTTTGATCTCAATAAGATACAACAAACCTAAAAAGGAAAAAGAATACTCAATTTTAGTTAAATCTCAAGCCAGGAGCCCAAGAAAAGCTCAAGTAGACAAGGTAATCACAGATATGCACTTTGAAGCTGTGGGAAAATTAATATCTGAAGATACGAAAAATATCACGAAATATGATGAATCTTACAATCCTTATTTTCCATATGAGTCAACTACCGTTATAGAAAGAAGGGATATTGTGACAGCAATTTCCAAGTTTGTAATTCCAGAAGAAGAGTTTATGAAATTTATTAAAATGAAAAATCAATACGATGAAATGGCCGAGTTTAAAGTGTATACAGCCAGCAGCTATGCGATTGTGAAATTCAGCAAAAGTGAAATTCAAAAATTTTGGAGTGAATTTAATTTAAAGGTAAAAATGATTGCTAACTAAGGATGCAACAAAAATACAAACAAAAGCAAGGATTCCCGTTTCATACTTTTAGTTTATATATCCTCGTTCGGTAATGCCAAACCTTGATATCATTTAAAGCTGTTTAGCCATGTAATTTCCGAGCCAAAAAGCCCAAATTCTTCACAGAAAAGTGGAGGCACTACTTCATTCTTTACACAAAAAAACCCAAATTACAAGCAAAAGAAGCTATTTTTTGTTACACGTTGTTCTAACATAAAATAGAATTCCGCCGTGTGAAAATACTTTTTTAATCCATTATAGGGAGGATATTTTAAATTAAATACTAACCAGATAAAAACTCTCCAAACACAAAAGAGCCCCTGCATTAAACACTAGGTTAAACCTAAAATTCACCTAACAGATAGCATCATATTGCAATAAGTTTTTTTCAATTAACTAAATTAATCTCATGCTTTTAACCAATCTTCTTTAAAGTCAAACCCAACGCCACTTACTTTAAAACTATATGCATACACACCTTCAAAAAAGAAACCCCTTGGGGAAGGGGATTATTTAAAAGAATGTATGGTATGAAGTAAATATTGATAATAAATTCTTTTAATTTTAAAAAAGGAGAATATTTAATATCTAAATTATTAGTTCAATAATTCAATTATTTCCAGTTTTTCTAAATTATTTTACTGTTCTGTTCTTTCTATTCTTAGATGATATGTAAACAATTCTACATTATTTCTATCTAGCATAGGTTATGTAAACAGAAATAGTTAAATATGTTACAATAAAATCGCAGGCTATGAGAGAGCCTATAAATATTTATATCTTTAGGAGCACTTAGTGAGTCATTTTCGTCCTTTGCTTGTGGTTTTATGCGTTCTTTTCTTTCTGATTTTCTTCAATTCTTGTTACGTACCAGGAAAAGTTACAAGGTACTCTACGCCCAATTTCAATGATATAAGTCTAACTGAAATCATAACATTGGGAAAGGGAACGGTTATGCTTAAGGAGTTCAATTTCAACAATAGGTTTCCCTTTTATAAAAGACACGGAATTCCCTATACTCTTCAATTTGTAGCTCCTAGAAATTTCACTCACCTAGTAAGTTCCAAAGATGGCATTAAGAAGATCCATTTAAGAGGCGACACAAGGCTTTTATTTTTACTAGACTCAGGACATACTTTTTCTCTTCCAGCGTCTTCTATTACATCTCTACGCTCCACTATTTCTGAAATTGAATTTATATTTGGAATCAAAAAGTTAGTTACTCAAGTCCAACTAACTACACCTACAGGCATCATATCATATGCTAACCTTTATTACTTTGGTGGTGTTTTATACCTAGATTCTAACGTCTATGATTTTCCTAGCATTTACTTCAGTAAGTACGAAGTAGACAGGTTATCCAGCATACTTAACAAAAGTCGTTATTCTAATCTTTGGTACGATCTTGCGAGGGACTTACATTAAGCCAAGGTTATTGTATTATTCTTTATTTGATATACCTTCTTAAATAGAGGTTATAAAAAAAAGTCCCTACCCCTATATCTTGTTTTGGAGAGGATTAATAGGAGTGTTGGGGACTCTCGATAGAATGATTTCTATCCTACCTATAATGTTATTTTATTTTTTTAATTTTGTAAATATTTTTAAAGATTTTATTTTATAAACTTTAATTACCCGCTTTCTCTATTGCTCTTAAGAGATTCAATTCAGCTTTACTCATTCCAGATTTCCTCAACTTACCCTTTGCTCCTATGCTCATTTCCGGATCAAGTTTCCTATTTGATTCCTGCATTTCTTTAATCTCTATATCGCTAGGCTCATAATCAATCCACTTCCTCTCTATCCAACCTTTCTCCCATTCATAATATCCCTCATTATGGTTATTTCCGCTAATCTCGTCAAAGTGTCTTGAAAGTGCTGATACTACCTTTGCACCATAATAAAGCATCTTCTCAGTTTCTGTATCTGTTATAAATTTATCATAATCATAATTATTACCTGTTTGCATATTTACAATGTCTACTATGAGCTTAAAAGTATTTATGCAATTCATTGCTATATTTCCAAACGGGAGTTCTGGATCGCTTAAAGACTTAATATTAACTTCATATTTATTCTTTAAGCTTCTAGGTATCCTAAAGAAGTCAATAACGTACCCATTAACCCTAGCTTTATAATTTGCTTCATATTCTGCATCTCCAAAAAAAATACCCCCCTTTTTTACGTAATTATCACAAACCAATGCCATAGGGAAGGTTCTCTTATCTACTCGTTTCATCTTTTATCACCTCAAACCTAAATTATTTTCCTCTCTTTATTTCGTGTACATTATTATAATATATATCAAATAAGAATTAATACAATTATCTCCCTTTTATGCTTCCCTTTTGTATACTTTTCAAAAATTCTAGATATGTTTATTGTTTTTTTTATACTTTGTGGTAAACTGTAATCTATCTTTAACCTTTAACCATTTACAAAAAGTCTTGGGAAATGTTGTTTCACATGACTTTTTGTTTATTTTCTCTCACTCGTATCCCTCCGGGACTTAACTTTCCACTTGTCGCTAGATTTGTCTATTAACAACTCACAAGCAATCCAGGGACCTGTAAGTTCATAACGGAAGTAATTTTTAGAATAAAGCATAATAACGGGGTTATTTTCATATAAATACATGTTATAAATTAACGGATAAATGTAATTATATTGCTCTGGTCTTGACTCAAACTCCATAACTGAACTTATTCTTGGGTTCTGCAATATTTTAGTGTTTTTCAGTCTTTCCTTAAGCTCATCAACAAGCACCGTTTGAGGATACACCCCTCTAAAATAGATATTTCTATCCATTTCTACATCATTAAATGTTTTCTTTATAATACTTACAATTTGCCTGAAAAGCGAATCTGCCTGCTTTAAGACAAGAGAATTAATAAGGTCTTGATCCTCCTTAGCTCTCTGTATTTGATTATAAACATCTCGCTTTAAAATATATTCCCTTAGATCAAGTTCATCCTTACTAGTGGGGGTTAGTTTACAAAAATTACAACTCTTAATAAGATCTGTTGTTAAAGAAGTCTGTTCCTCAAGAACCTGATCTAATCTATACTTCTTAATTTCAAATTGAAAATAATCAATTGGCTTGCTATCAAACTTTCTAACATCTAATACTAATACGTTATTGTAAGTTATAGCATAGTCTTTATTTTGGTGTGGGTAAGACTTTTTACCCACAATACATATTTTGGGATTAAACTTACTTAAGTATAGGTTATAAATAGCAGCATAAATGCTAATATAATCCCTATTAACAAATTTTTCATAAGGTATGATTTGTTCATGCTTGGCAATAATCTTAAGTTCTCTAATCTCCCCTTCATTTTCTTTAAATTCTTTCAAATATTCGTCAACTTTGTTTACAAATAAATCTATATTCTTATCAAGAACATTATTAACCAATTCCTTATGGAAAGGACTTTCATCGTATATCTTATCCATTTCATCGTATATTTTATTTTCTAAATAATAAGATTTTGCCTCGTATATGTTATCAATTGACGTTTGTGGATTTAAATGCTCATGACTTATTTCCCAATTCTCTGTACCCCTAGGGGACAAAACCCAGTTACTATGAAACTTGTCAAGAACAAGCTTTAATACTCTTTTGTAAAAAATAGCTTTATCTTGATTTTGATTCTTATATATCCTATTGCCTACAATATAAATAACAGGTTGGTTATTTGAGAGATAAAGATTGTACATAATAGGATAAATATCGTTCTCATTGATAAATTTAGAAAACTTGCTTTTAGAAGGATGCATCTTATCAATTTCAAACTTATCCTTACTATTAAGTTTTGAATTTAACATAATCAAGGGTTCCAATATCCTACTATCTTTCAAATTACGCTCAAGATAGTCTGTTGTTATCTGCTTTTGAGGAGCATTTGAGGGTAAAATGTTTAATTCCTCCCTAATAGTAGGAACTTTTTGAACATATAATCCATACACAATAATTTCATCGCTTAATCCAAATTCTTCTTCTGAAAACTTCTCTGCAAACCCCTTAACTTGGCCAAGAAGCGAATCTGATTGCTTTAAGACAAGAGATTCAATCACAGCCTTAATAGATTTATCATGTCTAATTTCCTGTATTTGCTTATATAATTCATATTTAAGTTTATGATACTTAGCTTCATATAGCTCTTCGCTATCAGAAAAATAATTAGAATCACTAGCCTGTTCTTCTTCTTTAATATCAGGCTTCTTACAAGAAAAAATAGAAATAAAAACAGCTAATACTAAATATATTTTCATATCCTTGCCTTATTGATTTTTATTTTGTAATGCTACCACTATTGTAACATTACAAAATAAATTCTAATATATAAAACATAGGTAACAGAGAATTTTTATGAAAAAGATCCAAATCTTAATACTTTTATGTTTAGTTTTTAAGTTAAATTCTTTAGTAACTACAAAAGATTTAATTACATACAGTCATGCAGAATATGATAAGATAGTCTCGCTAAAGAGCACCCATGATGGTGTTCTTTATCTTATTGATAAGTACGTATATTCTATGCTTGATGAATACTTTAAAAGCGTTGATGAATACTACAACTCTATTGACGCTATTAATCAAGCAACCCATACTTACGAGCAATCTTTATTATCTCTTAACAGCATTAAACTTTCTTTAATGGAAAAGCTTGAAGAGCAGTATAAGCACAAGCTTGATGAAGAGCATGCTGCCTTTCATCAAGCCGAGGAGAAAAAAAATTTAGATCATAAGAATATGATCGATCTTAAAAAGCTTTGTCAAACTTATAAGCTTAATAAAGAGCAATTAAGGGAAAAATTGTTATCTTCCCTTTATCAATTGTTTGACACAAAGAATATTTATGATGAAAATTTTTTAAATGCTACTTCGTCTTGGAATACAATGAATAGTTACAATGACACTCGCATTGAGGATAATGAGGCAAAGGACAATCTTAGAAAAGAATTAGACCAATTGGTTATGGATTTAAATAACATAAATTCACAATTTATGTTATGCGAAGATAAATTGAATAAGGCTTACAAAGCTAATGCAGTTAATTTTAGTACATGGCAGTCATTGCAATACAAAAAAGACATGACTTTTATTGCATTAGAAACTGCTTGGAATGAGCTGGAGAAATCACATGAATCTTGGTCAAAGAAAAAATTTGAAAAGAATAAATCAAATTATTTAAAAGCCGTAACTCAATTTGAGACAATTACTAAGGACAAACACAAGTCGAGCAGTGAAATTTATCACAACTTGATAGCAATCAAGTCAGCCGAAAAAGAATACTTTGAATTAAATCTAGGAGTATTGGCTAGAGAAAGCCTAATTAAGGGCATAAAACTTAAATTAATGGAATACAAGTAAGTAGCAGCACTATTTAAAGTCCCGCCCAAATCGACAACGTAAGAGTCCGCACTAACCACAAAAGCAATCAAACACACCCCTAAAGCACACTCCCTATTCCTCAATCTTGCCTTTAAAACATATGTTTATGGTCTGATCTTCATTACGGATAATTCTTAAAACACCCCTCTCATCTTCAATTTCTGAGATACCCCCAAACATATCCAAATCCAAACTACTCATCTGAGAAATAGTATTCTCCCTCTGTAAATCTCCATCCCCCAACAACTCCCTAAGGCACTCCCTCTGCACATCATATATGTCCATATAAACCTCACTAATATTGATACAATCAAATAAAGCACTTCGAACACCAGACGGCTCACAATCCTTATCCACAATCTCACCCTTCAAAATGTCTCCTGCTATGAAGTCCTAACACCTCAAATTAAAACGATAAACTCAACCTGTAACAACTATTATAATACAGTTAGACTGGGAATGCAAAATGCTTTAAAAGCATAGACTGCCTTAAGTTACACAAATTCTTTACTACATTTTATACATCTTAATTGCTTATCTTAAATATAAATAACTCGATTATTAGCTTAATTTAAAAATTAACCAAAAATCTTTCAAGGTAGCTAAAAATTTTTAAACACAATACCACTCTAGAGCTATGAGTTTTCTACTAGAGAAGTTGTTTAATATTATTTAATAACATTAAACAACTTCTCTAGTGTATTAGTGTAGAAAAATGGCAAAGGTGTCAAATTTATCCAGATGTATTGCTTGTGGAGATAAGTTTGGTTAAAATTGCATTATGGCTTTGTACTATTTGTCTTTAATAATAAGTTAGCTTATTGGTGGCTTGTTTAGAAAATTAAAACACAGTTTATTTGAGGTTAAAGGAGGAGAGGGTGTTTGCTGTAAGAGAAACGTTACTTTTTCAATTCAAAAATAATACTATCAATTATAAACAGGAAATATATGCTGGTATTACTACTTTTTTAAGTATGGCATACATAATAGCCGTAAATCCGTCTATCCTTGCGAATACGGGCATGCCCATAGGAGCTTTAGTCACTGCAACTTGTCTTGTATCTGCATTCTCCACAATCCTTATGGGACTCTATACAAATACACCCCTAGCCCTCTCTTGCGGGATGGGTCTTAACGCTTTTTTTGCATTCTCTGTAGTAATAGGGATGAATATTCCTTGGCAAGTGGCACTTTCTGCTGTCTTTGTTGAAGGTATTATTTTTATTTTTCTATCTCTAACGAAAATAAAAGAGAGTATCATAAATTTAATCCCTATGAATTTAAAATATGCCATATCGGTGGGTACGGGACTATTTATAACTTTTATTGGACTTACAAATAGCGGAATTATTATTAAAGATGACGTAACACTAGTTGGCCTTGGGCCATTTAATAACATAAACGTTTGTATTACATTCACGGGACTATTTTTAATAATCTTTCTAGAATACAAAAAGATAAGAGGAAATATCTTATGGTCAATTATCATAACGACATCAATAACTTGGATTTATGGCCTCCTTTACGCAGAAGCTGCCTCAGCTTCTGGAATAAACCTACCAGATGGTGTTTTAAGATATGAATCTATTAGCCCCATATTTAATAAGTTAGATTTTTCTTACATGACGGGAGATAAGATATGGAGCTTTATTTTTATAGTACTAGTTTTGTTGTTTAATGATCTATTTGATACTGTTGGCACCATGATAGGAGTAGCTAGGGAAGGAAACATGCTAGATGAGAAAGGTAACATTCCTAATGCAGGAAAGATACTATTAGTTGATGCTATTGCTACTACAGCCGGAGCTGTTCTGGGTGTATCTACCGTTACGACTTATGTTGAAAGTTCTACTGGCATTGCTGAGGGCGGGAAAACGGGATTTACATCTGTTGTAACAGGCGTACTTTTTCTAGTATCAATTCTCTTTGCTCCTTTATTTGTTGCCATCCCAGCAAGTGCAACAGCCCCTGCCCTAATTTATGTGGGATTTTTAATGTTTAAAGGAATTAAAAATATTGACCTATCAAATACAGTGGAAACTATTCCTAGCTTTTTAACAATACTCTTGATTCCATTAAGTTATAGCATAGGTTCTGGACTTAGCATTGGAATAGCATCTTATGTGGTAATAAGCATAATATATGGCTTAATATCAGGGGAGGTGCCTAAAATATCCTTCTTAACGATCTTACTAGCCTCCATTTTCATCATAAAATTATTTTTCTACCCCTAAAATCAACATCAAGCCAAGCTACTGCTCCCAGGAGAGAGTAGTTTGGTAGATACAATAGCTAAAATAAGCCCATTATACACAAAAAAAGCATTTGTTATTCAATTTCTTTACATTTAATAACAAATGCTTTAAATTTAGTGTAAAAGACTAGTCCGTGTTGTGTTTTTGTTTATGAAGAAGTTTTCAAGCGACGATGTTTTAGAAGAATTGATGTTTCGTAATGTTAATGCCGACATTATGAATTATATCATGGATACTATGAACATGAACGGCACTATTGTAAAGGGGCTTGAGTCTATTTATGCTCAACAGAGCTCTTTGCTTACAAAGGTAGACAACATGGAAAAGCATATGAGTAAACAAAGGTGTATCACTGTGAAAAAGACCACGGGAAATAAAAAAGATACTATCATTGAAGACCTAATAGATTGTTAGAATATATCTTGTAACAAGGTATTACAAGGCCATAAGAAGCGTAGACTCTCTTATGCCTTGTACCCAATTGATTTCTTATTATTTTAAACCTTTGTATGCAGCATCCAACTCATCAATAGCCCTAGACAGCTCTCCGCCCTTCCTGCCATACAACCTGCTGGCTATCCTTTTGGCTTGATCTAAATTCCCCTTATTTTTAAGAAATACACCACTAACAGCCCAAGCAATGGTACTAATGTCTGTTTTATTAATCGCAGCACAAGCCCTTGCAACCTCAGCAAATTTTTGAGCTGCTTGGGCAAACTGCCCAGAAGATAGCGTAGAAGCTACAGCAGCAAAGGATTCAACATAAGCCACAATAGCACTATTTATGGCACTAATATAAGCATTGGAAGCCTCTATGGCATGAGAAGCTCTCTCAGACGCTAAAGCGGCCCCCACAGCTTCACTAAGTCTACTAATAGCAATAGTTAAACCCTGATGCTTATGATCCTTTATGATGTTTCCTAATCGCTTCAAGGAATCATACAAACCCCTATCATTCAATTTATCAAGTCCCCTTCTTATCTCGCTAGTATAACTACCATTATTATCTTTAGAATAAGTTCTAATTATATTAGAAGCTCCAATGTAGTCATTATAAACATGCCTTAACATATTCTCATATTCTTCAACCTGACTAACTAAAATATTAAATTTACTCTTAACATCCTCTTGTGTTAATCCCCTATCCAAACTCTTATTAACAACACCAAGGTCAGGATGTCTATGTTCCTTTTCCCTGTTCGCATTATGCCTCATTTCATCACTATGCTGCATTCTACGTTGAGGCACTCTACTCTCGCTAGCTACCCCATTTGTAACTGAGCTACTACCATTTTGAGTCTCTTGAGCTAGTTTATCTTTACTAGATGCACTGCCTGCTCCAGTGTTGCTACTTGAAGTTACATTACTAACTTGTACATCTCTAACACTACTACCTGCTCCTCCCGAATTAGCACCACCACCTTGAGCTAGTTTATCTTTACCAACTACACTGTCTGCTCCACTATTGCTACTTGAAGCTACACTAATGCCTTGATTCCCTTTAACAACACCCACTCTGTCAGTTATAACACTGCTTTGGGAATCTTTAACATCGCCTTGTGCTGTCTTGTCTTCATTACCTGTGCTGCCATTTCTAGCATTGCCACTTGAAGCCACACTACTACTTTGGAGCCCTTGGCCACCACCTGTGCTGTCAATGTTTTTTTGAGATCCCTGATCACTGCCTTGAACTAGTTTGTCTGCACCTCCTGAAACTCCTGTTCCAGAATTACTGCCTTGCAATAATTTATCATTGCCACCTACAGCACCAAGTCCAGTACTACTATTTGAAGCTACACTACTTTGGGAACTTTGGGATTCTTGACCACTACCTGTGCTTCCAGCACTAGCGTTACCATCCTGAGCATCGCCTAGAGCCAGTTTATCTTTATCATTAGTTTCAACATCACCCTGAGCCAGCTTATCTTTATCATCTACAATGCCTGTTTTGGTATTGCTACTTGAATCTGCTACGTCACTGCTCTGAATACCTTGAACCTCGCCTTGAGCTAGTTTGTCTTTATCATTAGTTTCAACATCACCAACCTGGAATTCAAAACCATCTTTCAATAACTTATCTTTATCTTCTACGTTACTAAATCCGTTGATATTTAAACCCGCTCTTCCTCGCTTTCTGTCAATTTCCCCCCAAAACTTGCATGATACAATAAAAGTCGAAAGCAAAAACATTAAAACAAAAATATTACCTTTACTCATATCTTCTCCTCAATTTACTTATCAATTTGTCAAATGTATTAAGTACATTATAGTACCAAAATTAAAACATAACTAATATTAACATACATTGTGTTATTATAATAACATGTTAATTATTAACCTGGTATAATTTAATACTTAAAACTATTAAATTATACCATTTACAAAATGAAACAGTATAAACAAGAGATAGACTGCGTTTATAGCAAAGAAATAGAAATCATTATGACTCTTATTTCTTTGCTGTTCTACACGTTGCAAGGCTATATAACACAAAGCAGAAAACTCTTTAAGCTGTCTAGGCAAACTAGCTAGACAACGAAGCAGACACCTGAACATGGAGTCAGGTTATGTACTAACAAAAGTTAAAAGGAATAAGAATTTCCTAGAAAGCCCTTATTCCTCTATAATTAAAATTACTTATATTATTTTACTCTAATTATTCATTATCATCATCTTCCTTATCTTCTTCTTCAACGGGCACAGCCTCCCTGTAAACACTCTCTAATTTATCAATAGCTGCAATAAATTCTGCGCCCTCTTTTCCCGTCTTAACAAAGCTTTTCAATCTCTCAAGGTCTTCCTTAGAAACTATAATATCAATAGCATAAATAATAATGGTAAATTCATCACCTTCATTTGCACCAGCATACTTCCTAGCGGCTCTGGCAAACTCACCAACGGCTTCCTTAAATTGACTAGAAGACATACCAGAGACCAGAGAAGTAAATGCATCAGCGTAGGCCAAACAAGCCATCTCCATGGTCTTAAGGATAGCACCCTCAACAGCCCTAACCTTTCTTAAATGCTCCAAATTTCTAGTCTTCCTCTCATCACTCACTTTTTTAGCCAATGAAAGATCATGCTTTTCTATTCGAGCATCAGCTTCTTTAGCTGCTTTTAAAACCCTTTCATACTCGGAAATCGCACCGTTTAAACTTCCAGAATCATGACCACTTGCTTGCTTTAACAAACTTGAAAGCTTTTGAAAATCTTTTTTAAGATCACTCTTCTCTAACTCCTCAAGCACCTTACTACGAGCATCGGAAGGAACCGTGCCGAAACATGCAGCATCATAATCTAAACAATTAGCATAATTCATAATAGATCCAGAAAACTTTAGATACTTGTTATGAATAACCACCGATAAATCCAATACGTACGGCTCGGTCTTTTCAATAAAATCCTTAACTCTTTTAGAGTCTTCTACAGTTAATCTAGTAATCGGTTTCACTTCGCCAGCATCATCACCAACAGTTTCAGTTTTACCGCCTTCATCGACTGCACCACCACCCACAACGCTTCCACCCCTAGTACTAGTCTTATTTAAAGACACATCAGCTTGACTTGCATCCCTACCTTTCCAAAATTCACAAGACACAACAAACACTGACATCAAAAGCACCAAAGTACAGACACCACTCCTATTCATATCCTCTCCTTGCGTATCATATATACATCAAATGCGCACAGAATACTAACAATACAATAATCATTTACTGAAAATTTGGAAAAACATGGATAACAGCCGTCTGTTAATAAAAGGCAAGGAACAAGAAATCCCTAAAGACTCTTATCCCTCTACTTACTAAATTTTATTTAAGTATTACTTTTTAACATTTGGTACAGCATCTGGCCTGGATGCCTTATAAGCACTCTCTAGCTTCTCAATAGCAGCAACAAATTCCTTTCCCCCCGGTCCATACTCGGCATAACTCTTTTGAGAATTAAGATTTTTATCATTAACCATAACAGAAATAACTTCAGTAATAATGGTAAATCGAGCATCTTTAGCCACACCAGCATATTCCCTTGCAGCTTCAGTAAATTCTTTAACAGCTTCCTTAAATTGATTAGAAGACACGCCAGCAACCGAATGAGCAAATGCATTAGCATAGTCCAAGCTAGCTTGCCTCATGGCATCAAGAGTAGCCTCTTCAGTAGCACTTACCTTTCTGAGGTATCCTATGTTTCTACTTCTTGTCTCACCATCTGCCTTATTAAAATCAAAATAGTCATCTTGTTTCTCTATTTTAGTATTAGCATCTTGAGCTTCTTTTAAAACCTCTTCATACTTAGCAATTGCTTTAGTCAAATCTTTAGGCTCATAACCATTTGCGTCCCTTAGCATATTTGCAAGATTCTTAAACTTCTCTTCAAACTTATTATCAACTAGCTTAGTAAGCCCTTCTTTACGCTCATCGGAAGGCCCCTTAGTAAAACAACTAGAACGATAATCTGAACAACCAGAATAAGTCCCAATCTTACCATAAGGCACAGCATACGCATTACTAATAGTGTATGATAAATCCCCAGGATATGTTTTAGTATTTTTAATAAAATCCTTAAGCTTCCCCATATCATCTTCAGTTAGCTTGGTATTAAGGTTTTCTACCACAGCTCCCTTACCACCAGCTTGATTACCAATCATGCCACCATTTCCGAGGTTGTTTCCTCCATCTGCGTTACCGCCCACAGGATTAACACCTCCAGCCAACTCCGCACCCGCATTATCCAAAGGATTAACACCCCCAGACACTTCTGCGCCCGCATTACTATCTAAAAGCTTCACGCCTCCAGCAAAGTCAACTCTACCCACATCAACATTCGCCTCAGCATCTCCTTTAGCTTTCTTTGCACCAAAGCCTCCCCAAAATTCACATGACATAACAAATATCGACATTAAAATTAAAACACACATACTAATTTTATTCATTCTTCTCTCCTAATTTCGCATATTATAATGCGTAGTTCATGGTACACCAAATATGTTCGTAACATTATAATATAATACTCATTATATTTCAATATATAATACACATTTCCTTAAGAATTTTTGTACAAAGACCTGTGGGTTTTAATTGTAAAATAAGAATCTTTAAGGACTTCTAGGATGTGCTTTTGCAGTCTTTACTTAAGCAAAGTCTTCTCTGGATTGGTAAAACCCCACGTCCAGCGTATTAATTGCGTAAATTTAGATATTTATTCGCAGTATGTTTCGTTAATTTAAGGAGCACTCTGTGCGTATTTTATTCTAAAATCGTTATCTTTAAGTTCTTTTATTGCTTGATTCATCAACTCTTGAAGAGTCTCATACATCTTCTTTAAAGAGAGCTTCGAACTTGTTAAATGCTGAAATACATGATGCAATCTGTCGCACAAAGCATCCAACTTCATCTTATCGTCCTCGCTTAAAGATTCCAATTGCTGTGCAATCTTTTCCTTTGTTATCTTTTCAGAAGTAGCGCCACCAATCCCTTTAACCAATGCACTCGATATTAGCTGCTTCAACTTCTTTACCGTCTTGTGCAACTTATCCTTACTCAACAAGATAAATCTATCACCAACGCTCTGTAAAGA
Coding sequences within:
- a CDS encoding NCS2 family permease — encoded protein: MFAVRETLLFQFKNNTINYKQEIYAGITTFLSMAYIIAVNPSILANTGMPIGALVTATCLVSAFSTILMGLYTNTPLALSCGMGLNAFFAFSVVIGMNIPWQVALSAVFVEGIIFIFLSLTKIKESIINLIPMNLKYAISVGTGLFITFIGLTNSGIIIKDDVTLVGLGPFNNINVCITFTGLFLIIFLEYKKIRGNILWSIIITTSITWIYGLLYAEAASASGINLPDGVLRYESISPIFNKLDFSYMTGDKIWSFIFIVLVLLFNDLFDTVGTMIGVAREGNMLDEKGNIPNAGKILLVDAIATTAGAVLGVSTVTTYVESSTGIAEGGKTGFTSVVTGVLFLVSILFAPLFVAIPASATAPALIYVGFLMFKGIKNIDLSNTVETIPSFLTILLIPLSYSIGSGLSIGIASYVVISIIYGLISGEVPKISFLTILLASIFIIKLFFYP